Proteins encoded together in one Desulfonatronum thiosulfatophilum window:
- the cimA gene encoding citramalate synthase, translating into MTHISIYDTTLRDGTQAEDLHLSTEDKVRIAQKLDDLGIAYIEGGWPVSNPTDQQFFKEIKNYDLKHARVTCFGSTHNPKQTPDKDPNLKSVIQAKTDVITLFGKTWDIHVKEALRTTLEHNLEIISGSLAFVRPEVRELFFDAEHFFDGFKAQPDYALLCLRKAWEAGADVLVLCDTNGGCLPHEVGEIVAQVQKELPGAKLGIHTHNDSETAVASSLIAVRNGAVQVQGTMNGYGERCGNANLCSVIPNLQLKMGCTCLPEGHLELLASTSHFVSEVANLKPFLRQPFVGNSAFAHKGGIHVSAVTRNPRTYEHIEPELVGNKQRVLLSDLAGRSNILFKAKQFGFHLEKDDPFVSELLAEIKTRESKGYEYAAAEASFELLLNQTLGRMRRYFSLLSFRVIDARHEDQAQPWAEATVMIKVGGVVEHTAAAGHGPVNALDHALRKALERFYPNLKEMRLLDFKVRVLSAQNGNSGTASNVRVLIESGDAQSRWITVGVSHNIIEASWQALEDSMNYKLFKDDQHKLQRITTDK; encoded by the coding sequence ATGACGCACATCAGCATTTATGACACCACGCTGCGGGACGGCACCCAGGCGGAAGACCTGCATCTTTCCACCGAAGACAAGGTCCGCATCGCCCAGAAACTCGATGATCTCGGCATTGCCTACATCGAAGGCGGGTGGCCCGTATCCAATCCCACGGACCAGCAATTTTTCAAGGAAATCAAGAACTACGACCTGAAGCATGCCCGGGTGACCTGTTTCGGCAGCACGCACAACCCCAAGCAGACCCCGGACAAGGACCCCAACCTGAAGTCGGTGATCCAGGCCAAAACGGACGTGATCACCCTGTTCGGCAAGACCTGGGACATTCACGTCAAGGAGGCCTTGCGGACCACACTGGAGCACAATCTGGAGATCATTTCCGGTTCTCTGGCCTTTGTCCGCCCCGAGGTGCGCGAACTGTTCTTCGATGCCGAACACTTTTTCGACGGCTTCAAGGCTCAGCCCGATTACGCCCTGCTCTGCCTGCGCAAGGCCTGGGAAGCCGGCGCGGACGTACTGGTGCTTTGCGACACCAACGGCGGCTGTCTTCCCCATGAAGTGGGCGAGATCGTGGCCCAGGTCCAGAAAGAGCTGCCCGGCGCCAAACTGGGTATCCATACCCACAACGACTCGGAAACCGCCGTGGCCAGTTCCCTGATCGCGGTGCGCAACGGCGCGGTCCAGGTTCAGGGCACCATGAACGGCTACGGCGAGCGCTGTGGCAATGCCAACCTCTGCTCCGTGATTCCCAACCTGCAACTGAAGATGGGCTGCACCTGCCTGCCCGAGGGTCACCTGGAGTTGCTGGCCTCCACATCCCACTTCGTTTCCGAAGTGGCCAACCTGAAGCCGTTTCTGCGCCAGCCGTTCGTGGGCAACTCGGCCTTTGCCCACAAGGGTGGCATCCACGTCAGCGCCGTGACCCGCAACCCCAGGACCTACGAGCACATCGAGCCGGAACTAGTGGGCAACAAGCAGCGGGTCCTGCTTTCGGATCTGGCCGGACGCAGCAACATCCTTTTCAAGGCCAAACAGTTCGGTTTTCACCTGGAAAAGGACGATCCGTTCGTCTCGGAACTGCTGGCCGAAATCAAGACCCGCGAAAGCAAGGGCTATGAATACGCCGCCGCCGAAGCTTCCTTCGAACTTCTTCTCAATCAGACCCTGGGCCGGATGCGCCGCTATTTCTCCCTGCTCAGCTTCCGGGTCATCGACGCCCGCCACGAAGACCAGGCCCAGCCCTGGGCTGAAGCCACGGTGATGATCAAGGTTGGCGGCGTGGTCGAGCACACGGCTGCCGCCGGGCACGGACCGGTCAACGCCCTGGACCATGCCCTGCGCAAGGCCCTGGAACGCTTCTACCCCAATCTCAAGGAAATGCGCCTCCTGGACTTCAAGGTCCGTGTCCTGTCCGCCCAGAACGGCAATTCCGGCACCGCGTCCAACGTCCGGGTGCTCATCGAGTCCGGCGACGCCCAGTCCCGCTGGATAACAGTAGGCGTGTCCCACAACATCATCGAAGCCAGCTGGCAGGCCCTGGAAGATTCCATGAACTACAAGCTGTTCAAGGACGATCAGCACAAACTGCAGCGGATCACAACGGACAAATAA
- a CDS encoding holo-[acyl-carrier-protein] synthase has translation MAILGLGLDVVELERIRRIWNRFGQGFARRILTECELLHLPNQAVPYLASRFAAKEAAVKALGTGFSQGITFQQVEVVTLPTGQPTLVLHANAEIQARCLGSTRTHVSLTHGRDTAAAVVILES, from the coding sequence ATGGCGATTCTGGGCCTGGGGCTGGACGTGGTGGAGCTCGAACGAATTCGACGGATCTGGAACCGCTTCGGCCAGGGCTTTGCCAGGCGCATTCTCACGGAATGTGAACTCCTGCACCTGCCAAACCAGGCCGTTCCCTATCTGGCCTCGCGCTTTGCGGCCAAGGAGGCCGCGGTCAAGGCCCTGGGCACCGGGTTCAGCCAGGGCATCACCTTTCAGCAGGTGGAAGTCGTGACCCTTCCCACCGGCCAACCGACCCTGGTGCTACATGCCAACGCCGAGATCCAGGCCCGATGTCTGGGCTCGACCCGCACCCACGTCAGCCTGACCCATGGCCGGGACACGGCCGCGGCCGTGGTCATCCTGGAGAGTTAG
- a CDS encoding aspartate kinase gives MRIVVQKFGGTSVANLECMRKVMEKNKKILDQGIKLVVVLSAMSGETNRLLGLARQWSKNPDPWETDALVATGEQVSVALFAMLLKDNGIRARSLLGHQAEILTDCSAGRARILGINSERIMEYLEKHDVLVVAGFQGCDIRQRITTLGRGGSDTSAVAMAAALKAEMCEIFTDVDGVYTTDPNICPKARKIPRITYDEMLEMASMGAKVLQIRSVQFAKKYQVPVHVRSTFSDEPGTIVTKEEEGMEEAMVSSIAYDKDQARVTLMDVYDEPGVAANIFAPISDADIVVDMIVQNPSREGRTDMTFTVPRGDLDPTLKILERIKTEIGAPAVVHDAHVSKVSIIGVGMRNHSGVAAMAFTSLKNEGINILMISTSEIKISILLDEKYTELAVRTLHETFGLDRSDAT, from the coding sequence ATGCGGATCGTAGTCCAAAAATTTGGCGGCACTTCCGTAGCCAACCTGGAGTGCATGCGGAAGGTTATGGAAAAGAACAAGAAAATTCTGGACCAGGGCATCAAGCTGGTGGTCGTGCTTTCGGCCATGTCCGGGGAGACCAACCGTCTTCTGGGCCTGGCCAGACAGTGGAGCAAAAACCCCGATCCCTGGGAAACCGACGCCCTTGTGGCCACCGGCGAACAGGTTTCCGTGGCCCTCTTCGCCATGCTGCTCAAGGACAACGGCATCCGGGCCAGGTCCCTGCTTGGTCACCAGGCCGAGATCCTCACGGACTGCTCCGCCGGCCGGGCGCGGATTCTGGGCATCAATTCCGAACGGATCATGGAATACCTGGAAAAACACGACGTGCTGGTGGTGGCCGGTTTTCAGGGCTGCGATATCCGCCAGCGCATCACCACCCTGGGCCGCGGTGGATCGGATACGTCCGCCGTGGCCATGGCCGCGGCCCTCAAGGCCGAGATGTGTGAAATTTTCACGGATGTGGACGGCGTGTACACCACCGATCCGAACATCTGCCCCAAGGCGCGCAAGATCCCCCGCATTACGTATGACGAGATGCTGGAGATGGCCAGCATGGGCGCCAAGGTGCTGCAGATCCGCTCCGTTCAATTCGCAAAAAAATATCAGGTTCCGGTGCATGTCCGCTCCACGTTTTCGGACGAACCGGGAACCATCGTCACCAAGGAGGAAGAAGGCATGGAAGAAGCAATGGTTTCCAGCATTGCCTACGACAAGGATCAGGCCAGGGTCACACTGATGGACGTGTACGACGAACCCGGAGTGGCGGCGAACATTTTCGCGCCCATCTCGGACGCTGACATTGTGGTGGACATGATTGTCCAGAACCCAAGCCGAGAAGGACGCACGGACATGACCTTCACCGTGCCCCGTGGCGATCTGGATCCGACCCTGAAAATTCTGGAGCGCATCAAGACGGAAATCGGCGCTCCGGCCGTGGTTCACGATGCCCATGTCAGCAAGGTCTCAATCATCGGCGTCGGCATGCGCAATCATTCAGGAGTGGCGGCCATGGCCTTTACTTCGTTGAAGAACGAAGGCATCAACATCCTGATGATCAGTACCTCGGAGATCAAAATTTCCATTCTCCTGGATGAAAAATACACGGAACTCGCGGTGCGTACATTGCACGAAACTTTCGGCCTGGACAGGTCCGACGCCACATAG
- the tsaE gene encoding tRNA (adenosine(37)-N6)-threonylcarbamoyltransferase complex ATPase subunit type 1 TsaE translates to MQPLPSSLHFFLQDHDATIALGAFLADVMLAEQFFPALLLDGELGAGKTTFVRGLVHALPGGDQAEVASPSFNYLNNYPTTPETFHFDFYRLRDFGPDDDLLDALHDPSKLVIVEWAAYCPSRHLPTDHLAMRFTPVAGGRRVDVVFKGKNSEGIMESFDKTLPSNFLYHDAMQGAFPSCGS, encoded by the coding sequence ATGCAGCCCCTCCCCTCTTCCCTCCATTTTTTTTTGCAAGACCATGACGCGACCATTGCTCTGGGTGCGTTTCTGGCCGACGTGATGCTGGCTGAGCAATTCTTTCCGGCATTGCTGCTGGACGGAGAACTGGGAGCGGGAAAGACGACTTTCGTGCGCGGCTTGGTGCACGCTTTGCCGGGAGGCGATCAGGCCGAGGTGGCCAGCCCCAGTTTCAACTATCTGAACAACTACCCGACGACTCCAGAGACGTTTCACTTCGATTTCTACCGGCTCCGGGACTTCGGCCCCGACGACGATCTCCTGGACGCTCTTCACGACCCATCGAAGCTCGTGATCGTCGAATGGGCCGCCTACTGCCCTTCGCGTCATCTTCCCACGGATCACTTGGCAATGCGTTTCACCCCGGTTGCGGGGGGCCGCCGTGTGGATGTCGTGTTCAAGGGCAAGAACTCCGAAGGAATAATGGAGAGTTTTGACAAAACTCTTCCCTCAAATTTTCTTTATCACGATGCTATGCAAGGAGCATTTCCCTCATGCGGATCGTAG
- a CDS encoding CBS domain-containing protein: MQVVKNIMTRDVVTVTPDTDINTAAAIMLEKDFNGLPVLDDQGALVGVLCQSDLVVQQREFPLPSFFTLLGGFVALTSLEKLQRAVDKMAATKVSQAMTLDPVSVTPDTPVNKVADLMVDKKFHTVPVLENNKLVGVVGKKDILRLLASAGQADEK, encoded by the coding sequence ATGCAGGTTGTCAAAAACATCATGACCAGGGACGTGGTCACCGTGACCCCGGACACGGACATCAACACCGCGGCCGCGATTATGCTGGAAAAGGACTTCAATGGGCTGCCCGTGCTGGACGACCAGGGCGCACTGGTGGGAGTCCTGTGCCAGAGCGATCTTGTGGTCCAGCAACGGGAGTTTCCTCTGCCCTCCTTTTTCACCTTGCTGGGCGGGTTCGTCGCCCTCACCTCCCTGGAGAAGCTCCAGCGCGCCGTGGACAAGATGGCCGCCACAAAGGTCAGCCAAGCCATGACTCTCGACCCGGTCAGCGTCACGCCGGACACTCCGGTGAACAAGGTGGCTGACTTGATGGTGGATAAAAAATTTCACACCGTACCTGTACTGGAAAACAACAAGCTTGTTGGCGTCGTTGGCAAGAAAGACATTCTCCGGCTGCTGGCCAGCGCAGGACAAGCGGACGAGAAATAA
- a CDS encoding cobalamin B12-binding domain-containing protein — translation MITSEFYDNYLQGLLAGNRQHCSGMVEDLLERNIPVQDLYLDLFQRSMYDVGNLWEENKISVAVEHLATSVTESLLSLVYPIIFSAEHNGKKAIISCVANEYHQIGGKMVADILELHGWDGYFLGANTPVDALLKMIADKQPDLVGLSLSISHNMSSLHAIVDRIRTDFPDLPVIVGGQAFRWQGMDIERQHDRVELVSSLTHLQDYIAEA, via the coding sequence ATGATCACCAGTGAATTCTACGACAACTACCTGCAAGGCCTGCTGGCCGGAAACAGACAACACTGCAGCGGCATGGTGGAAGATCTGCTGGAGCGGAACATTCCCGTCCAGGACTTGTATCTCGACCTGTTCCAGCGCTCCATGTATGATGTGGGCAATTTGTGGGAAGAGAACAAGATTTCCGTGGCTGTGGAGCATTTGGCAACATCCGTCACGGAAAGCCTTCTGTCCCTGGTCTATCCGATTATCTTCTCCGCCGAGCACAACGGAAAAAAGGCGATCATTTCCTGTGTCGCCAATGAATACCATCAAATTGGCGGCAAGATGGTCGCGGACATTCTTGAACTGCACGGCTGGGACGGATACTTCCTGGGCGCGAACACGCCGGTGGACGCGCTGCTGAAAATGATTGCCGACAAGCAACCCGATCTGGTGGGATTGTCCTTGAGCATCTCCCACAACATGTCCAGCCTCCATGCAATCGTGGACAGAATTCGGACGGATTTCCCGGATCTTCCGGTGATTGTCGGCGGCCAGGCCTTCCGCTGGCAAGGAATGGACATAGAACGGCAGCACGACCGAGTGGAGCTCGTCTCGTCGCTGACCCATCTTCAAGACTATATCGCTGAGGCCTGA
- a CDS encoding SLC13 family permease codes for MHEIIPLTPEMLWVLGILGLTVVLFITEIVRVDVAAVSVMMILGLMGLLPGVPTLVPGELLFSGFASNAVIAIIAVIILGKALEKTGLMNKLASVILRFGGQTEGRVMPIISGTVGVVSGFMQNIGAAALFMSVIKRISLRTGLPMSRLLMPMGFCAILGGTLSMIGSSPLILLNDLIINANPMLPEGVPPMATFGLFAVMPVGIALIMAGIAYFALLGKYVLPSKKGGSGQDFSTVEYFRRLYGLEGDIFEVHVYPGSLMDGKTVAEAESLFGNNVVVIGLYQDRDLRISPASDIVIQAGAELGLLGSRKDIGEACQELDLQCSGMLRHFADVLSASQAGVSEVVIPPRSNIIGKTLLDIRMRKTHGASVLAVNRAGQVIRGNLRDLPLQPGDTLVLHSLWEDLAALEKNQDFVVVTSNFPHEVILHEKLPHAVIISLITVLLVLFSDLRLAVSLMGGAIAMIVSGVLTMDEAYKSVSWQSVFLLASLIPLGMAVETTGTAAWIALQTLNLLGDVPVWVLQAAIAVLGTVFTLLMSNVGATVLLVPLAINIAVLSGADPAMFALTVAISTSNSFLIPTHQVNALIMGPGGYRNADFLRAGSIMTILFLVVSLVMLNLVF; via the coding sequence ATGCATGAAATCATTCCTTTGACGCCGGAGATGCTCTGGGTGCTCGGCATTCTGGGGTTGACCGTGGTCTTGTTCATCACCGAGATCGTTCGGGTGGACGTGGCCGCGGTTTCCGTGATGATGATTCTGGGACTCATGGGACTGCTGCCGGGGGTGCCGACCCTGGTTCCTGGTGAATTGCTGTTCAGTGGATTCGCCAGCAATGCCGTGATCGCCATTATCGCCGTGATCATCCTGGGCAAGGCCCTGGAAAAGACGGGATTGATGAACAAACTGGCCTCGGTCATCCTGCGGTTCGGCGGCCAGACCGAAGGACGCGTCATGCCGATCATCTCCGGAACAGTGGGCGTGGTTTCCGGTTTTATGCAGAACATCGGCGCCGCTGCTCTGTTCATGTCCGTGATCAAGCGCATTTCCCTGCGGACTGGACTGCCCATGTCCCGCCTGCTGATGCCCATGGGCTTCTGCGCCATCCTGGGCGGTACCCTGTCCATGATCGGCTCCAGCCCGTTGATTCTGCTCAACGACCTGATCATCAACGCCAACCCGATGCTGCCCGAAGGCGTACCGCCCATGGCCACCTTCGGTCTTTTCGCCGTCATGCCCGTGGGCATTGCCCTGATTATGGCCGGCATCGCGTATTTTGCGCTTCTGGGAAAATACGTCCTGCCGTCCAAGAAAGGGGGCAGCGGCCAGGATTTCTCAACTGTTGAGTATTTTCGCCGACTCTACGGCCTGGAAGGGGACATCTTCGAGGTCCATGTCTATCCCGGCAGCCTGATGGACGGCAAAACCGTGGCCGAGGCGGAAAGCCTCTTCGGGAACAACGTCGTGGTGATCGGTCTGTATCAGGATCGGGATCTGCGCATCTCTCCGGCCAGCGACATCGTTATCCAGGCCGGGGCGGAACTGGGACTGCTCGGCAGCCGGAAAGACATCGGCGAAGCGTGCCAGGAACTGGATCTGCAGTGTTCCGGAATGCTCCGGCATTTCGCTGATGTTCTCTCCGCGTCCCAGGCCGGCGTTTCGGAAGTGGTCATCCCGCCGCGCTCGAACATCATCGGCAAGACCTTGCTGGACATCCGGATGCGCAAGACCCACGGAGCAAGCGTTTTGGCCGTCAACAGGGCGGGGCAGGTCATCCGCGGCAACCTGCGGGATCTGCCCCTGCAGCCCGGGGATACGCTCGTCCTGCACAGCCTCTGGGAAGATCTGGCCGCATTGGAGAAGAACCAGGACTTTGTCGTGGTCACATCGAATTTCCCTCACGAGGTTATCCTGCACGAAAAGCTTCCCCATGCCGTGATCATTTCCCTGATCACCGTGCTGCTGGTCTTGTTCAGCGATTTGCGCCTCGCTGTTTCCCTGATGGGGGGAGCCATAGCCATGATCGTCAGCGGGGTGTTGACCATGGATGAAGCCTATAAAAGCGTCAGCTGGCAATCCGTCTTCCTGCTGGCCAGCCTGATCCCCCTGGGCATGGCCGTTGAAACCACGGGCACAGCCGCCTGGATCGCCCTGCAGACCCTGAACCTGCTGGGTGATGTGCCGGTCTGGGTGCTTCAGGCGGCTATCGCGGTTCTGGGCACGGTATTCACTCTGCTGATGTCCAATGTTGGGGCGACGGTCCTGCTGGTGCCCCTGGCCATAAATATTGCGGTGCTGAGCGGCGCGGACCCGGCGATGTTCGCCCTGACCGTGGCCATCAGCACCTCCAATTCCTTCCTGATTCCAACCCATCAGGTCAACGCCCTGATCATGGGGCCCGGCGGGTATCGCAACGCCGACTTCTTGCGTGCCGGATCGATCATGACCATACTCTTTCTTGTCGTGTCCCTGGTAATGCTCAACCTTGTCTTTTAA
- a CDS encoding pyridoxine 5'-phosphate synthase has translation MPVLVVNVDHVATLRQARMGREPDPVTAAHLAELGGAHGIIVHLREDRRHIQDRDLALLKETVQTNLHLEMGATEEMHAIALATRPHMVCLVPEKREELTTEGGLNLVGREAELKDYLADFHATGTISSLFIDADPEQISAAQAIGAEYIEIHTGHFAAAESREARESELQKILAGIRQAQELGLKVNLGHGLNYTNVLAFAHVPGIREYSIGHSIMARAIHVGLHKAVRDMADIIQTFVR, from the coding sequence ATGCCCGTTCTCGTCGTCAACGTCGATCATGTCGCCACCTTGCGCCAGGCCCGCATGGGCCGGGAACCCGATCCGGTCACCGCGGCTCATCTGGCCGAACTGGGCGGAGCCCACGGAATCATCGTTCACTTGCGGGAGGACCGGCGCCATATCCAGGACCGCGATCTCGCCCTGCTCAAAGAGACCGTACAGACCAACCTGCACCTGGAAATGGGCGCTACCGAGGAAATGCACGCCATTGCCCTGGCCACACGACCGCACATGGTCTGCTTGGTTCCGGAGAAACGCGAAGAACTGACTACCGAAGGCGGACTGAACCTGGTGGGCCGGGAGGCGGAACTCAAGGACTATCTCGCGGATTTTCATGCAACCGGAACCATCTCCAGCCTGTTCATCGATGCGGACCCGGAGCAGATCAGTGCCGCCCAGGCCATCGGTGCGGAATACATCGAGATCCACACCGGTCACTTCGCTGCCGCGGAAAGCCGGGAAGCTCGGGAAAGCGAGCTGCAAAAGATCCTGGCTGGCATCCGTCAGGCCCAGGAACTGGGATTGAAGGTCAACCTCGGTCACGGCCTGAATTATACCAACGTGCTGGCCTTCGCCCATGTTCCCGGCATTCGGGAATACTCCATCGGCCACAGCATCATGGCCAGGGCCATCCATGTCGGCCTGCACAAAGCCGTGCGGGATATGGCGGACATCATCCAGACCTTTGTCCGTTGA
- a CDS encoding sensor histidine kinase, whose protein sequence is MADMPLEQALADFIFQDASIIMMVLDREERILKTNAYTENLVGRPLAGIRFTDLLVDFTNSFSVPEAVKSTDPHRLNLPSHTGLPQTFYFHFKEQGDEVLVLGEQNSQEVEHLQQSMVRLNNDFTNLNRQLQKSNAELARLNDLKNQLLGMAAHDMRNPIGAILNLSCFLLDETGQELSPEHLQFLTLIHSSSRFMLSLLDDLLDFAKIEAGKLDLHLQPTDLIELIRKNVALNQVLADRKNIQIHFHHYEKLPPVVMDAMKIEQVLSNLISNAIKFSASGTTIKVNILQSGDHATVSVTDQGPGIPDAELHKLFQPFSKTSVRSTDGEKCTGLGLAIVRKIILGHLGKIWIRSEVGKGSTFFFSLPLP, encoded by the coding sequence ATGGCTGATATGCCCCTGGAACAGGCATTGGCGGATTTCATCTTTCAGGACGCCTCCATCATTATGATGGTCCTGGACAGGGAAGAACGCATTCTCAAGACCAATGCCTACACGGAAAACCTGGTGGGGCGACCTCTCGCCGGAATCCGTTTCACCGACCTGCTGGTTGACTTCACGAATTCCTTCTCGGTGCCGGAGGCGGTTAAATCCACCGATCCCCACCGGCTCAATCTGCCCTCCCACACGGGTCTGCCCCAGACCTTCTACTTCCACTTCAAGGAACAGGGAGACGAAGTCCTGGTTCTGGGCGAGCAGAACAGCCAGGAAGTAGAGCATCTGCAACAGAGCATGGTACGGTTGAACAACGACTTCACCAACCTGAACAGGCAACTGCAAAAATCCAATGCCGAACTGGCGAGACTCAACGATCTCAAAAACCAGCTCCTGGGCATGGCCGCCCACGACATGCGCAACCCCATCGGCGCGATCCTGAATCTGAGCTGCTTCTTGCTGGATGAAACCGGCCAGGAACTCAGCCCGGAACACTTGCAGTTCCTGACCCTGATTCATTCCTCCAGCCGGTTCATGCTCTCCCTGCTGGACGACCTGCTGGATTTTGCCAAAATCGAGGCCGGCAAGCTGGACCTGCACCTGCAACCCACGGATCTTATTGAACTGATCAGAAAAAACGTGGCGCTGAATCAGGTTCTGGCGGACAGAAAAAATATCCAAATCCACTTCCATCATTACGAGAAACTGCCGCCGGTTGTCATGGATGCCATGAAAATCGAGCAGGTCCTCAGCAACCTGATCTCCAACGCCATAAAATTCTCCGCTTCAGGAACAACGATCAAGGTCAATATATTGCAAAGCGGGGATCACGCCACGGTGTCCGTGACTGACCAGGGCCCAGGCATACCAGATGCGGAACTGCACAAGCTTTTCCAGCCCTTCTCCAAGACCAGCGTTCGCAGCACCGACGGTGAAAAATGCACAGGGCTGGGATTGGCCATCGTGCGCAAGATCATTCTCGGACATCTGGGCAAGATCTGGATCCGAAGCGAAGTGGGCAAAGGCTCGACCTTCTTCTTTTCCCTGCCGTTGCCGTAA
- a CDS encoding ATP-binding protein: protein MCKEFVERHGGMIWAESAPGKESVFRFTLPLA, encoded by the coding sequence CTGTGCAAGGAGTTCGTTGAAAGGCACGGAGGGATGATCTGGGCCGAAAGCGCTCCCGGAAAAGAAAGCGTCTTTCGTTTTACCTTGCCTCTCGCGTAA
- a CDS encoding NAD(P)H-hydrate dehydratase — translation MYRPLPTPKEMSRWDAAAQQDYGLLQELLMENASREALAVLLQEYGPVRGKQAVLLAGPGNNGGDAFALARHLADHGALVSTFHAKPVESYTGAAAYHLGLLLKLQLPLVPLLDTHIDHLPPPDILVDGLLGTGFQGEMRPDYRQWIAYINRLPRQVFILALDIPTGLNGLTGRPSPEAVRATTTVSFEATKIGLAFPEAAAYVGKEVARPIGIPAKVKRTMPARQHLLEASLLDQLNTASDNLLHKGRAGHVLVAGGSPGLTGAPLLAALGALRSGAGLASVACPSGLGNEIKTGWPEVMLSPLGNGDCWSEECARELRAPLDRCDALILGPGLGRSPETAAFCRSVLRLDLPPLVGDADFLFALSRNPDLFALLPEHAVLTPHPGEMAALTGLSIAQVQENRIEVAREHAVKWSVVLVLKGAGTVIASRDGDVYVSPFACANLAVGGSGDVLCGVVGALMAAGHEPLTAANIAVFWHGLAGKALEARFPARGNLAREIADMLPHVMSR, via the coding sequence ATGTATCGTCCCTTGCCCACCCCCAAGGAAATGAGCCGCTGGGATGCCGCGGCCCAGCAGGATTACGGACTTTTGCAGGAGCTGCTCATGGAGAACGCGTCCCGTGAAGCCCTGGCCGTGCTGCTGCAGGAATACGGTCCGGTCCGGGGCAAACAGGCCGTGCTGCTGGCCGGTCCGGGCAACAACGGCGGCGACGCCTTTGCCCTGGCCAGACACCTGGCTGACCACGGGGCGCTGGTGAGCACGTTCCACGCCAAGCCCGTGGAGTCGTACACCGGGGCGGCCGCCTACCACCTTGGACTGCTTTTGAAACTGCAACTGCCCCTGGTCCCCCTCCTCGATACGCACATCGACCACCTGCCGCCGCCGGACATCCTGGTGGACGGTCTGCTGGGCACCGGCTTTCAGGGAGAAATGCGTCCCGACTACCGGCAATGGATCGCCTACATCAACCGCCTGCCCAGACAGGTCTTCATTCTGGCCCTGGACATCCCCACCGGGCTGAATGGGCTAACGGGCCGCCCTTCCCCCGAAGCCGTGCGGGCCACGACCACGGTCAGCTTCGAGGCCACCAAGATCGGCCTGGCTTTTCCGGAAGCCGCGGCATACGTGGGCAAAGAAGTTGCGCGCCCCATCGGCATCCCGGCCAAGGTAAAACGAACCATGCCCGCCCGGCAGCATCTGCTCGAAGCAAGCCTTCTGGACCAGCTCAACACCGCCTCGGACAACCTGCTCCACAAAGGGCGCGCGGGCCATGTGCTGGTGGCGGGCGGATCACCAGGACTGACCGGGGCCCCTCTTCTGGCCGCGCTGGGAGCCCTGCGCAGCGGCGCCGGGCTGGCCTCAGTGGCCTGCCCTTCCGGGCTGGGCAACGAGATCAAGACCGGCTGGCCCGAGGTCATGCTGTCACCCCTGGGAAATGGCGATTGCTGGAGCGAAGAGTGCGCCCGGGAACTACGCGCCCCCTTGGATCGCTGCGATGCGTTGATTTTAGGCCCAGGGCTCGGTCGTTCTCCAGAAACAGCCGCTTTCTGCCGTTCTGTTCTGCGACTCGATCTGCCGCCTCTGGTCGGCGACGCGGATTTCCTGTTTGCCTTGTCCCGAAACCCTGATCTCTTCGCCCTGCTGCCGGAACATGCCGTCCTTACGCCGCATCCCGGAGAAATGGCCGCGTTGACGGGACTTTCCATTGCCCAGGTGCAGGAGAATCGAATAGAGGTGGCCCGGGAGCACGCCGTAAAATGGAGCGTCGTTTTGGTGCTCAAGGGAGCAGGAACGGTCATTGCTTCCCGGGATGGGGACGTGTATGTATCACCGTTTGCCTGCGCCAACCTGGCCGTGGGCGGTTCCGGGGACGTGCTCTGCGGCGTGGTGGGCGCATTGATGGCCGCCGGACATGAACCGCTCACCGCGGCGAATATCGCGGTATTTTGGCATGGCTTGGCCGGAAAGGCACTGGAGGCACGTTTCCCGGCCCGAGGCAATCTGGCCCGGGAAATTGCGGACATGCTGCCCCATGTGATGAGCCGGTGA